One Thermodesulfobacteriota bacterium genomic window carries:
- the metK gene encoding methionine adenosyltransferase, which yields MGSFIFTSESVTEGHPDKMADQISDSILDAVLSQDPHGRVACETLLTTGLVVVAGEFKTTTNFSISSIVRDTIREIGYTDSSMGFDCDNCGVMISIGRQSPDIALGVDATKEKEQGAGDQGLMFGYAIDETPELMPTPIMYAHKLARRLSETRKNGTLPFLRPDGKTQVTVRYEDHKPVGIDVIVVSTQHSSDVGNSTIYEGVLEEVIKPVIPERLLSPKTKVYINPTGRFVIGGPKGDTGLTGRKIIIDTYGGWSRHGGGAFSGKDPSKVDRSASYMARYIAKNIVAAGFAKECEVQIAYAIGVPEPVSVLVDTFGTGIFPEDKISRAIREVFDLRPAGVVKTLDLLRPIYKNTAAYGHFGRNEPDFTWEKVNKVEELRKAIE from the coding sequence CTGGGCAGTTTTATTTTTACCTCGGAATCGGTTACCGAGGGCCATCCCGATAAAATGGCGGACCAGATCTCCGACTCTATACTGGATGCGGTTTTATCTCAGGACCCGCATGGAAGGGTGGCCTGTGAAACCCTGCTCACCACCGGCCTGGTGGTCGTAGCCGGTGAATTCAAGACCACTACCAATTTTAGCATTTCGTCGATCGTGAGGGATACAATCAGGGAAATAGGATATACGGATAGCTCTATGGGTTTTGACTGTGATAACTGCGGTGTGATGATTTCTATAGGAAGGCAGTCCCCGGACATTGCCCTGGGAGTGGATGCAACTAAAGAAAAGGAACAAGGCGCCGGGGACCAGGGGTTGATGTTCGGCTATGCCATAGATGAGACGCCGGAGCTTATGCCCACGCCTATCATGTATGCGCATAAGCTGGCAAGACGGCTTTCCGAGACCAGAAAAAACGGGACACTCCCGTTCTTAAGGCCAGACGGAAAAACACAGGTAACCGTGAGATATGAAGACCACAAGCCAGTGGGTATAGATGTGATAGTTGTCTCCACTCAACACTCGTCTGATGTCGGTAACTCCACCATATACGAGGGGGTTTTAGAGGAGGTGATAAAGCCGGTTATTCCGGAGAGGCTTCTATCCCCGAAGACTAAGGTATACATTAACCCTACCGGTCGGTTTGTGATTGGCGGCCCTAAGGGTGATACCGGATTAACCGGAAGAAAGATAATAATAGATACGTACGGCGGATGGTCAAGACATGGGGGTGGGGCTTTCTCCGGAAAAGACCCCTCCAAGGTTGATAGAAGCGCAAGCTACATGGCACGATATATAGCTAAGAACATCGTCGCCGCCGGGTTTGCCAAAGAGTGTGAGGTGCAGATTGCATACGCCATAGGCGTGCCGGAGCCCGTGTCCGTATTGGTCGATACCTTCGGCACCGGTATTTTTCCGGAGGATAAGATATCCAGGGCCATAAGAGAGGTTTTTGACCTGAGGCCGGCCGGAGTGGTAAAAACCCTCGACTTGCTGAGACCGATCTATAAAAACACCGCGGCCTACGGCCATTTTGGAAGAAACGAGCCGGATTTTACCTGGGAGAAAGTAAACAAGGTGGAAGAGCTAAGAAAGGCAATTGAATAA